Proteins found in one Triticum urartu cultivar G1812 chromosome 4, Tu2.1, whole genome shotgun sequence genomic segment:
- the LOC125552257 gene encoding probable disease resistance protein At1g61300, giving the protein MEMQLAAVLATLALGGALVVLFFGKWWQPLADGDKRVKELDDAVEALLQLRADVLRQLDGAPEPEQPRAWLRRVQDAQDEVASVKARHDAGQLYVVRLLHYFLTTGPVAGLAEKQLKIVRAIQEQGAALLEAALAAPQAPPPLLLQPEELELPPETGSARPYLNEALRFLGDCDAALGVWGAGGVGKTTVLRRVRDVCGRVAPFFDHVLLLAASRDCTVAKLQKEVVAVLGLRDAPTEQAQAAGILSFLRDKSFLLLLDGVWERLDLERVGIPQPLGVVAGRVRKVVVASRSEAVCADMGCRKKIKMESLNEDDAWSLFEANAGEEAIRGDAQISTLARQVAAECKGLPLFLATVGRAMSNKRTAEEWGDALDKLKTPQLTSTAPGQDKHAHALVKFCFDSLESDTVRECLLTCALWPEDHNISRDELVQCWVGLGLLPKYDDVDESLRFGHTVVTILEAARLLEQGDNHRHNMCPSDTHVRLHDAVRDAALQLAPGKWLVRAGVGLREPPRDEALWRDAERVSLMHNAIEEAPAKAGGALSDAQPASLMLQCNRALPRRMLQAIQQFTRLTYLDLEDTGILDAFPMEICCLVNLEFLNLSRNRILSLPMELGNLSRLKYLHLRDNYYIQITVPPGLISRLARLQVLDLFTASIVSVADDYVAPVIDDLESSGARMPWLGIWMDNTGDARRLARLAPGVRARSIHLRKLDGARTLELLSAQHAAELGGVQEGLRELAVYSSDIEEIVADAHAPRLEVVKFGFLARLRVMEWSHGAASNLREVAIGACHALTHMTWVQHLPCLESLNLSGCNGMTRLVGGAAEGGSEAEEVVTFPRLRLLALLGLPRLEDIRGGGGECAFPELRRLQTRGCSRLRRIPMRPVAGGQGRVRVEGDKHWWNGLQWASDDVKACFVPVLL; this is encoded by the exons ATGGAGATGCAGCTCGCGGCCGTGCTCGCCACGCTCGCTCTCGGCGGCGCGCTCGTCGTGCTCTTCTTCGGCAAGTGGTGGCAGCCGCTGGCCGACGGCGACAAGCGCGTCAAGGAGCTCGACGACGCCGTCGAGGCCCTGCTGCAGCTGCGGGCCGACGTGCTCAGGCAGCTGGACGGCGCGCCGGAGCCGGAGCAGCCGCGCGCGTGGCTGCGGCGCGTGCAGGACGCGCAGGACGAGGTGGCGTCCGTCAAGGCGCGGCACGACGCGGGGCAGCTCTACGTCGTCCGCCTCCTGCACTACTTCCTCACCACGGGCCCCGTCGCCGGGCTGGCCGAGAAGCAGCTCAAGATCGTGCGCGCCATCCAGGAGCAGGGCGCGGCGCTGCTGGAAGCCGCGCTGGCCGCGCCGCaggcgccgccgccgctgctcctCCAGCCCGAGGAGCTGGAGCTCCCGCCCGAGACGGGGTCCGCCAGGCCCTACCTCAACGAGGCGCTCCGCTTCCTCGGCGACTGCGACGCGGCGCTCGGCGTCTGGGGCGCCGGCGGCGTGGGCAAGACCACGGTGCTGAGGCGGGTGCGCGACGTGTGCGGCCGCGTCGCGCCATTCTTCGACCACGTCCTCCTGCTGGCGGCCTCCAGGGACTGCACGGTGGCGAAACTCCAGAAGGAGGTCGTGGCCGTGCTCGGCCTCCGCGACGCGCCAACCGAGCAGGCGCAGGCCGCCGGGATCCTGAGCTTCCTGAGGGACAAGAGCTTCCTGCTCCTGCTGGACGGCGTGTGGGAGCGGCTGGACCTGGAGAGGGTCGGCATCCCGCAGCCCTTGGGGGTGGTGGCCGGCCGGGTGAGGAAGGTGGTCGTGGCGTCCAGGAGCGAGGCGGTGTGCGCGGACATGGGCTGCCGCAAGAAGATCAAGATGGAGAGCTTGAACGAAGACGATGCGTGGAGCCTGTTCGAAGCGAACGCCGGCGAGGAGGCCATCCGCGGCGACGCCCAAATTTCCACACTTGCAAGACAG GTGGCTGCAGAATGCAAGGGCCTGCCTCTCTTCCTCGCCACTGTCGGCCGTGCCATGTCCAACAAACGTACAGCAGAGGAGTGGGGCGATGCACTCGACAAGCTCAAGACGCCGCAGCTCACGAGCACCGCGCCCGGCCAGGACAAGCACGCGCACGCTCTCGTCAAGTTCTGCTTCGACAGCCTCGAGAGCGACACGGTGAGGGAGTGCCTCCTGACCTGCGCGCTCTGGCCGGAGGACCACAACATCTCCAGGGACGAGCTCGTGCAGTGCTGGGTCGGCCTGGGCCTCCTCCCCAAGTACGACGACGTCGACGAGTCGCTCCGGTTCGGGCACACGGTAGTCACCATCCTGGAGGCCGCGCGCCTCCTGGAGCAGGGCGACAACCACCGGCACAACATGTGCCCGTCCGACACGCACGTCCGGCTCCACGACGCCGTCCGCGACGCGGCGCTCCAGCTCGCGCCCGGCAAGTGGCTGGTCCGCGCGGGCGTCGGGCTCCGGGAGCCGCCCCGCGACGAGGCGCTGTGGCGCGACGCGGAGCGCGTCTCGCTGATGCACAACGCCATCGAGGAGGCCCCCGCCAAGGCCGGCGGCGCGCTCTCGGACGCGCAGCCGGCGTCGCTGATGCTGCAGTGCAACCGCGCCCTGCCGCGGAGGATGCTGCAGGCGATCCAGCAGTTCACCAGGCTGACGTACCTGGACCTGGAGGACACCGGCATACTGGACGCGTTCCCGATGGAGATCTGCTGCCTCGTCAACCTGGAGTTCCTCAACCTGTCCAGGAACAGGATCCTGTCGCTGCCCATGGAGCTGGGCAACCTGAGCCGGCTCAAGTACCTCCACCTGCGCGACAACTACTACATCCAGATCACGGTGCCTCCGGGCCTGATCTCGCGGCTCGCGAGGCTGCAGGTGCTGGACCTGTTCACCGCGAGCATCGTCTCCGTCGCGGACGACTACGTGGCGCCGGTCATCGACGACCTCGAGAGCAGCGGCGCGCGCATGCCGTGGCTCGGCATCTGGATGGACAACACCGGCGACGCGCGGAGGCTGGCGCGCCTGGCGCCGGGCGTGCGCGCCCGGTCGATCCACCTGCGGAAGCTGGACGGGGCGCGGACCCTGGAGCTGCTGTCGGCGCAGCACGCGGCGGAGCTGGGGGGCGTGCAGGAGGGCCTGCGGGAGCTGGCGGTGTACTCGTCCGACATCGAGGAGATCGTGGCGGACGCGCACGCGCCGAGGCTGGAGGTGGTCAAGTTCGGGTTCCTCGCGAGGCTCCGCGTCATGGAGTGGTCCCACGGCGCGGCGTCCAACCTCCGGGAGGTGGCCATCGGCGCGTGCCACGCGCTGACGCACATGACCTGGGTGCAGCACCTCCCGTGCCTCGAGTCGCTCAACCTCAGCGGCTGCAACGGGATGACGAGGCTGGTCGGCGGCGCCGCGGAGGGGGGCAGCGAGGCGGAGGAGGTGGTGACGTTCCCGCGGCTGAGGCTGCTGGCGCTGCTGGGGCTGCCGAGGCTGGAGGACatccgcggcggcggcggggagtgcGCGTTCCCGGAGCTGCGGAGGCTGCAGACCAGGGGGTGCTCGCGGCTGAGGCGCATACCGATGCGGCCGGTGGCCGGCGGGCAGGGCAGGGTGAGGGTGGAGGGCGACAAGCACTGGTGGAACGGGCTGCAGTGGGCGAGCGACGACGTCAAGGCCTGCTTCGTCCCGGTGCTGCTCTGA